A window of the Ostrea edulis chromosome 1, xbOstEdul1.1, whole genome shotgun sequence genome harbors these coding sequences:
- the LOC125651853 gene encoding uncharacterized protein LOC125651853: MDSDDSEAFEAPPITFDVKLPDDMNSGEVITLLEVLQSDVEGFDQMLIDCAQQNETGSPTVMETATEAASQSIPDVIRQNACTSTRFKSLNEEDLHQIEQNQYSEATKKNTKWGIRLFNAWCMERLHQVLDMYTVPTAVLNENLRKFYAEAQPKNLSNRSKKMDEEYAAEYHKNSMKNVRAAINRYLKDIGRQIDIVKDTEFKSSNAMLSSKLKFNLKQGLSRPTKHHPTIPQEDLIKINSYLLNHNPVALRFRVWYFLAIHFVNRGCEFHHQLSINSLKFDKDENGVEYVTITHETHQKTTKEVFMKTKKRQRTNECMPQEHQLAQSNH, translated from the exons atGGATTCCGACGACAGCGAAGCTTTTGAGGCTCCTCCGATAACATTTGATGTTAAATTACCGGACGACATGAACTCGGGGGAAGTTATTACACTTCTAGAAGTGCTACAGTCAGACGTTGAAGGGTTTGACCAGATGCTGATTGATTGTGCCCAACAAAATGAAACAGGCAGCCCTACAGTGATGGAAACTGCGACAGAGGCTGCATCCCAAAGTATTCCAGATGTAATTcgacaaaatgcatgtacttCTACAAGATTTAAATCATTAAATGAAGAAGATTTGCATCAGATTGAACAAAACCAATATAGCGAGGCAACCAAGAAAAACACTAAATGGGGCATACGTCTCTTTAATG CATGGTGTATGGAAAGATTGCATCAGGTCTTGGATATGTATACAGTCCCAACAGCCGTCTTAAATGAAAATCTGCGAAAATTTTATGCTGAAGCACAGCCCAAAAATCTGAGTAACCGCTCAAAGAAAATGGATGAAGAATATGCTGCTGAGTATCACAAAAACTCTATGAAAAATGTCAGAGCTGCTATCAACAGATATTTGAAAGATATAGGTCGTCAAATAGATATAGTCAAAGACACCGAATTCAAGAGTTCAAATGCCATGTTAAGTTCtaaattaaaattcaacttGAAACAAGGGCTATCGCGACCAACAAAGCACCATCCTACAATACCTCAAGAGGATTTAATCAAAATTAACAGCTACTTATTAAATCACAACCCTGTTGCACTCCGATTTAGAGTTTGGTACTTCCTTGCCATACACTTTGTGAACCGTGGCTGCGAGTTTCACCATCAGCTGTCAATTAACTCTTTGAAATTCGATAAAGATGAGAATGGCGTTGAATATGTGACAATAACACATGAAACGCACCAAAAAACCACCAAGGAGGTCTTTATGAAGACAAAGAAGAGACAGAGGACAAACGAATGTATGCCACAGGAACATCAACTTGCCCAGTCCAATCACTAA
- the LOC125651800 gene encoding uncharacterized protein LOC125651800 gives MNMDDDYEYVETLPTTRDRIDLDYTEIQFENSSNNGPPMPSASRDHSSDEERVIYSEVQGSRVYTNILPRFDSEYNPDSAMHNSGTQASAAPEIPQFKIQKTSHSELAGFNEDMSKSKAISNEYYDLDINYRKDRIPAQQNKAIKEKKKETFRDITTLRDGRMAIVSETGEIIVLSPEGKYLFSNQFDGAFENCTTVDNLEIVASCGFRVRFFSVHDTEIKEEEEKCLDFQYEETTVHGISHSEHKLLVSCNLQSVVSSQLPSLKLYDMRRKSTKTIPTFRFTYPGAVLLSSDSKSIYVADQIRKTITSLSDDGRLLWETTELCSPVSFTLVDDILAVAFETRADIKCLSSINGVFLRSVIVEATVPTTGVLLANNAKELIICPCDNSIDNVSSIVFFAPVKHAKKQPLFQKFSRMKLLSKILHK, from the coding sequence ATGAACATGGACGATGACTATGAATATGTAGAAACACTGCCTACGACGAGAGATAGAATAGATTTAGACTATACTGAAATTCAGTTCGAGAATTCATCAAACAATGGACCTCCTATGCCGAGCGCATCACGTGACCATTCTTCAGATGAAGAACGCGTAATTTACAGCGAAGTTCAAGGCAGTAGGGTATACACAAACATCTTACCACGATTCGATTCAGAATATAACCCAGACAGTGCAATGCACAATAGCGGAACCCAGGCTTCTGCAGCACCGGAGATACCGCaattcaaaattcagaaaacgAGCCATAGTGAATTAGCCGGGTTTAATGAAGATATGTCAAAATCCAAAGCTATCTCAAATGAGTACTATGATCTTGATATAAATTATCGAAAAGATAGAATTCCAGCCCAACAAAACAAAGcgataaaagaaaagaaaaaagaaacatttaGAGACATAACAACACTTCGAGATGGCAGAATGGCGATTGTCTCAGAAACCGGAGAAATAATAGTTCTTAGTCCTGAGGGAAAATACTTATTTTCGAATCAGTTTGATGGCGCATTTGAGAATTGTACGACTGTCGACAACCTAGAAATAGTAGCTTCATGTGGTTTTCGAGTCAGATTTTTTTCAGTGCATGACACAGAAATTAAAGAGGAGGAAGAAAAATGCCTCGATTTTCAGTATGAAGAGACAACTGTACACGGGATTTCTCACAGCGAACACAAGCTTCTCGTGTCTTGCAATTTACAAAGCGTGGTTTCATCGCAGCTACCATCGCTGAAATTATACGATATGAGGAGAAAGAGTACGAAAACAATCCCGACTTTTCGTTTCACCTATCCAGGAGCAGTTCTTTTGAGTTCGGATTCCAAGAGTATTTACGTTGCAGACCAAATAAGAAAGACAATTACTTCCCTGTCTGATGATGGAAGATTGCTCTGGGAGACCACTGAGCTCTGTAGTCCAGTGTCCTTTACTCTGGTAGATGACATACTTGCAGTAGCATTCGAAACCCGGGCAgatataaaatgtttgtcatcGATAAACGGAGTCTTCCTAAGATCTGTAATAGTTGAAGCCACTGTACCAACAACAGGAGTTTTGTTGGCAAACAATGCAAAAGAGTTGATAATTTGTCCTTGCGATAATTCAATTGATAACGTCTCTAGTATCGTTTTCTTTGCACCTGTTAAGCATGCAAAAAAACAGCcattatttcaaaaattctCTAGGATGAAACTTCTTTCCAAAATACTTCACAAGTAA